A region of Nostoc sp. 'Peltigera membranacea cyanobiont' N6 DNA encodes the following proteins:
- the dhaK gene encoding dihydroxyacetone kinase subunit DhaK, with protein MKKLINKPEDFVRESLEGMAAAHSDLIKLNYHPAFVYRADAPIKGKVAIISGGGSGHEPMHAGFVGRGMLDAACPGEVFTSPTPDQMLEAAKRVDGGCGILYIVKNYSGDVMNFEMATELARGEGIRSLNILIDDDVAVKDSLYTQGRRGVGTTILAEKICGAAAEAGYDLPQIANLCRRINLNGRSMGIALTSCTVPANGTPTFELSDREIELGIGIHGEPGIERTVIKSVDEITEILTRSLLEDAAYSRTLREWDEDKGEWVDVELTNLPFAKGDRLLAFVNSMGGTPISELYIVYRKLAQICEEQGLQIVRNLIGPYITSLEMQGCSITLLKLDDETIRLWDAPVKTASWRWD; from the coding sequence ATGAAAAAGCTGATCAACAAGCCAGAAGACTTTGTGCGGGAAAGTCTAGAAGGTATGGCGGCGGCTCATTCCGATTTAATTAAACTGAACTACCATCCCGCTTTTGTCTATCGAGCCGATGCACCTATAAAGGGTAAAGTAGCAATTATTTCTGGTGGTGGCAGTGGACATGAACCAATGCACGCTGGCTTCGTGGGCAGAGGAATGCTTGACGCAGCTTGTCCTGGTGAGGTTTTCACTTCCCCTACTCCTGACCAAATGCTAGAAGCAGCCAAACGAGTAGATGGAGGCTGTGGTATCCTTTATATCGTCAAAAATTACAGTGGCGATGTGATGAACTTTGAAATGGCAACGGAGTTAGCCCGTGGTGAGGGTATCCGATCGCTAAATATTTTAATTGATGACGACGTGGCAGTTAAAGATAGCCTCTATACCCAAGGACGGCGGGGTGTGGGAACAACAATCCTGGCGGAAAAAATTTGTGGGGCTGCGGCTGAGGCTGGGTATGATTTGCCACAAATAGCAAATTTATGTCGCCGAATAAATCTGAATGGGCGGAGTATGGGAATTGCTCTAACATCTTGTACAGTGCCCGCTAATGGAACGCCAACATTTGAATTGAGCGATCGCGAAATCGAATTAGGTATCGGTATCCACGGTGAGCCTGGAATAGAACGTACAGTAATCAAATCAGTAGACGAGATTACCGAAATTTTAACGCGATCGCTTCTTGAGGATGCAGCATACAGCCGCACACTGCGCGAGTGGGATGAAGACAAAGGAGAATGGGTAGATGTAGAACTAACAAATCTCCCATTTGCCAAAGGCGATCGCTTATTAGCTTTTGTCAATAGTATGGGTGGAACCCCAATTTCTGAACTATATATTGTTTACCGCAAACTCGCCCAAATCTGCGAAGAGCAAGGATTGCAAATTGTGCGAAACTTAATCGGCCCTTACATCACATCTCTAGAAATGCAAGGTTGCTCCATTACCCTGCTGAAATTAGATGATGAAACGATCCGGCTATGGGATGCACCAGTAAAAACAGCAAGTTGGCGTTGGGACTAA
- a CDS encoding MBL fold metallo-hydrolase, with amino-acid sequence MAHLNQRRSQNVNGDFYVDTTCIDCDTCRWMTPEVFSRVDEQSVVYHQPTNDTERLAALEALLACPTSSIGTVEKPKDIKDAQQQFPILVAENIYHCGYHSEKSYGAASYLIQLPEGNILVDSPRFTPPLVKRLEELGPIRYMYLTHKDDVADHQKFAEHFQCDRILHTDDITADTRNVEIQLTGSEPFTLTPDLLIIPVPGHTKGQTVLLYQNKFLFTGDHLAWSESLQQLAAFHGFCWYSWSEQTKSMRNLANYSFEWVLPGHGRRFHADRETMRQQMHKCIELMESLD; translated from the coding sequence ATGGCTCATTTAAATCAGCGTCGCTCCCAAAATGTCAACGGCGATTTTTATGTAGATACTACCTGTATTGATTGTGATACCTGTCGCTGGATGACTCCTGAAGTATTTTCTCGTGTTGATGAACAGTCGGTAGTTTATCATCAACCAACGAATGATACAGAAAGATTAGCAGCGCTTGAAGCACTTTTAGCTTGTCCTACTAGTTCTATTGGTACAGTTGAGAAACCAAAAGATATCAAAGATGCTCAACAACAGTTTCCAATATTAGTAGCGGAAAATATTTACCATTGCGGCTATCATTCTGAAAAATCTTACGGTGCTGCTAGCTATTTAATTCAACTTCCAGAAGGTAACATTTTGGTAGATTCTCCCCGGTTTACGCCGCCTTTAGTTAAGCGTTTAGAAGAACTGGGGCCAATTCGTTATATGTACCTAACTCATAAAGATGATGTGGCAGATCATCAAAAGTTTGCCGAGCATTTTCAGTGCGATCGCATCCTTCATACTGATGATATTACTGCGGATACTCGCAATGTTGAAATACAGCTAACTGGTTCTGAACCATTTACCTTGACTCCAGATTTATTAATTATCCCAGTTCCCGGTCACACCAAAGGGCAAACTGTTCTACTTTATCAAAATAAATTTCTGTTCACAGGCGATCATCTGGCTTGGTCAGAAAGCTTGCAACAACTAGCTGCCTTCCACGGTTTCTGCTGGTATTCTTGGTCAGAACAGACTAAATCGATGCGTAACTTGGCTAATTACTCTTTTGAGTGGGTACTACCAGGTCATGGGCGAAGGTTTCATGCCGATCGGGAAACCATGCGCCAGCAGATGCACAAGTGTATTGAGTTAATGGAATCTTTGGATTGA
- a CDS encoding 2-oxoisovalerate dehydrogenase E1 subunit beta, protein MTEIVFLVEDDPDGGYTAVALTESIFTQADDIETLEEMVRDAVHCHFPNEQRRSKIIWILL, encoded by the coding sequence ATGACTGAAATTGTATTTCTCGTTGAAGATGATCCTGATGGTGGTTATACAGCAGTAGCTCTAACGGAGTCAATTTTTACTCAGGCTGACGATATAGAAACACTAGAGGAAATGGTTCGTGATGCAGTTCACTGCCATTTTCCTAATGAACAACGCCGTTCCAAAATAATCTGGATACTGCTTTAA
- a CDS encoding type II toxin-antitoxin system HicB family antitoxin gives MLEDGTFYGEILECQGVWANAATLEACREDLQDTLEGWIVLGLRLGHTLPILYGEIVYILGRGVKRKGTRS, from the coding sequence TTGCTTGAGGATGGAACTTTCTATGGCGAAATTCTAGAATGTCAAGGTGTGTGGGCAAACGCTGCAACACTAGAAGCTTGCCGGGAGGATTTGCAAGATACTCTTGAAGGATGGATTGTACTAGGATTGCGTTTGGGTCATACTCTACCAATACTTTATGGCGAGATTGTCTATATATTGGGAAGAGGAGTAAAACGCAAAGGAACGCGGAGTTGA
- a CDS encoding heme o synthase, translating into MIETNVSRHHQTFFQVVQSYYQLTKPRIIPLLLITTAGSMWIAAKGEVDPLLLLVTLTGGTLAAASAQTINCIYDRDIDYDMERTRHRPMPSGKVQPRDALIFAIALATLSFTLLAVFANLLAASLAFSGIVFYILVYTHWLKRHTTQNIVVGGAAGAIPALVGWAAVTGTLSWSAWLIFGIVFLWTPPHFWALALMIRDDYAKVGIPMLPVIEGDAATVRQIWNYTLLTVVATVLLFYPLGASGILYAAIAVSLGGLFIHKSWRLLQNPEDRAVAKELFLFSISYMMLLCLGMVVDSLPVTHNLINAAIDKLHFIA; encoded by the coding sequence ATGATTGAGACTAATGTCTCTCGCCACCACCAAACATTTTTCCAGGTAGTTCAAAGTTATTACCAGCTAACAAAGCCTCGGATTATTCCGTTGCTTTTGATTACCACGGCTGGGAGTATGTGGATTGCTGCTAAGGGAGAAGTCGATCCATTGCTGTTGCTAGTAACTCTCACTGGTGGCACTTTGGCTGCTGCAAGCGCCCAGACAATTAACTGTATCTACGATCGCGATATTGATTATGACATGGAGCGGACGCGCCATCGTCCGATGCCATCCGGTAAGGTTCAGCCGCGCGATGCTCTAATTTTTGCGATCGCACTCGCAACGCTTTCCTTTACATTACTAGCAGTATTTGCCAATTTGTTAGCCGCCTCGCTAGCCTTCTCTGGCATCGTCTTTTATATTTTGGTCTATACTCACTGGCTAAAACGCCACACCACCCAAAATATCGTTGTTGGTGGGGCGGCTGGGGCAATTCCGGCATTAGTGGGTTGGGCTGCCGTCACAGGCACATTAAGCTGGTCAGCATGGTTAATTTTTGGCATCGTCTTTTTGTGGACACCACCCCATTTCTGGGCATTAGCTCTGATGATTCGGGATGATTACGCAAAGGTTGGGATACCAATGCTACCTGTGATTGAAGGTGATGCAGCAACAGTACGGCAGATTTGGAATTATACACTGCTAACCGTAGTTGCAACCGTGCTATTGTTTTATCCTTTGGGCGCGAGTGGAATTCTTTATGCTGCGATCGCTGTAAGTCTGGGAGGATTATTTATCCACAAATCTTGGCGGTTGTTGCAAAATCCAGAGGATCGCGCTGTAGCTAAAGAGTTGTTTCTCTTTTCCATCTCCTACATGATGCTGTTGTGTCTGGGGATGGTAGTTGATAGTCTTCCCGTTACCCATAATCTAATTAATGCAGCGATCGATAAGTTGCATTTTATAGCTTAG
- a CDS encoding COX15/CtaA family protein, translated as MSEFVLQQQNEAAVEQQKPKEMIRRLVWKICIATLILMAIGSATRVMNAGLACPDWPLCYGELVPAKQMNLQVFLEWFHRLDAAIIGLSAIALFGLSWWHRRFLPSWLPWASTFALFLIVFQGILGGLTVTELLRFDIVTAHLGTALLFFSTLLIIGTALTPYQGTGTVGKLPWVGLTAAVLVYLQSLLGALVGSRWALHQCLGGSQLCTVMYSHIAGLVPPTVAILAMVFICWRTPALHPALRRLANIAGGLLTLQILLGFATFKLHLQVEPLTVSHQAIGAALLGTLVAFTVLALRDSVSADSRVLLAEAGRLASVE; from the coding sequence ATGAGCGAATTTGTCCTACAACAACAAAATGAAGCGGCAGTTGAGCAGCAAAAGCCCAAGGAAATGATTCGGCGCTTGGTGTGGAAAATATGCATAGCCACCTTAATTTTGATGGCAATAGGCAGTGCCACCCGCGTGATGAATGCTGGACTTGCTTGCCCAGACTGGCCCTTATGCTATGGCGAACTTGTGCCAGCCAAGCAAATGAATCTCCAAGTGTTTTTGGAGTGGTTTCACAGATTGGATGCAGCAATAATAGGTTTAAGCGCGATCGCACTTTTCGGTTTGTCCTGGTGGCATCGTCGTTTCTTACCCTCTTGGCTACCTTGGGCATCCACATTCGCCCTGTTTTTAATCGTCTTCCAAGGCATCTTGGGAGGACTCACCGTTACCGAACTGTTGCGGTTTGATATCGTTACCGCCCATTTAGGAACGGCGCTGTTATTTTTTAGTACCCTCCTGATTATCGGCACAGCACTCACCCCCTATCAGGGGACTGGAACCGTTGGTAAGTTGCCTTGGGTAGGTTTAACTGCTGCTGTTCTGGTTTACCTGCAAAGTCTCTTGGGTGCTTTGGTAGGCTCTCGCTGGGCGCTACACCAATGCTTAGGCGGTTCTCAACTTTGTACTGTGATGTACAGCCATATTGCTGGTTTGGTGCCGCCAACAGTGGCAATCTTGGCAATGGTATTTATCTGTTGGCGGACACCAGCACTACATCCAGCCTTACGGCGACTGGCAAATATCGCTGGTGGGTTGTTGACATTACAAATCTTGTTGGGATTCGCCACTTTCAAATTACATCTCCAAGTCGAGCCTCTCACTGTCTCTCACCAAGCTATAGGAGCAGCTTTGCTGGGTACTTTGGTGGCTTTCACAGTTCTTGCACTACGTGACTCAGTTAGTGCCGATTCACGAGTGCTGTTAGCGGAAGCGGGGCGTTTAGCCAGTGTTGAATAG